In the genome of Montipora foliosa isolate CH-2021 chromosome 3, ASM3666993v2, whole genome shotgun sequence, one region contains:
- the LOC137996084 gene encoding adenosine receptor A3-like: MNPNNTKEIYRNVTNSHLASFCLEESGLNWDSNQPIFALSLVAIGVILQPIIVLLNVSVIIVVKRRKELQQNYYILLASMAIADLLTVVMMLPLLVIATLLIFGQVSFERVCVLVAINRNVMACMMFSSIYHLATVAWDMYVAVKKWKDYKVIVTKRRLKCLAKVCWTAAVVTTVPGTIMDLKTTKLLVVNPSIIYRGFIAISTMTSIIYFYVLIYLTLRKRKADPTTRVTTLVQAKLQHRVAKTTALITVALLVSMILPAAMSRIRLIYPAYRAILTLMIMGIASTGQLNAVFNPLLYCYRDRRFKKAVLELLRIKKPRVIYPVSSPNPQKNAQRSRRAKPRENRSQSLTKSSSCHLSDGRIRKKLVKRSMSSPAFSL; the protein is encoded by the coding sequence ATGAATCCcaacaacacaaaagaaatcTACAGAAACGTTACGAACTCACATTTGGCATCTTTTTGCCTGGAGGAGTCAGGCTTAAATTGGGATTCAAATCAGCCGATATTTGCTTTGAGTTTAGTGGCCATTGGAGTGATACTACAACCCATCATCGTGCTGTTGAACGTATCAGTGATAATAGTGGTGAAACGGAGGAAAGAACTGCAACAGAACTATTACATTTTGCTGGCTAGTATGGCAATTGCCGACCTTCTGACAGTTGTTATGATGTTGCCTCTTTTGGTGATCGCAACCTTACTTATTTTCGGGCAAGTTTCATTTGAAAGAGTCTGCGTCCTTGTGGCAATAAATAGAAACGTAATGGCATGTATGATGTTTTCGTCCATTTACCACCTAGCGACTGTTGCCTGGGATATGTACGTGGCcgtaaaaaaatggaaagacTACAAAGTAATTGTGACCAAACGTCGCCTCAAATGCCTAGCAAAAGTCTGCTGGACAGCAGCGGTTGTCACAACAGTTCCAGGAACTATAATGGATCTGAAGACAACAAAACTACTAGTTGTTAATCCTTCGATTATCTACAGAGGTTTCATTGCCATTAGCACAATGACTAGCATCATATACTTCTATGTTTTGATATACTTGACACTGCGCAAGCGAAAGGCCGATCCAACAACTCGAGTCACCACTCTTGTTCAAGCCAAACTCCAACACAGAGTTGCAAAGACCACTGCCCTGATAACAGTGGCACTTTTGGTATCAATGATTTTACCAGCTGCAATGAGCCGTATCCGACTGATTTATCCCGCTTACCGAGCAATATTGACATTGATGATAATGGGAATAGCTTCCACGGGCCAGTTAAATGCGGTATTCAATCCGCTTCTTTACTGTTACAGGGATCGTCGCTTCAAGAAAGCAGTGCTAGAATTACTGAGAATTAAAAAACCTCGAGTAATTTACCCTGTTTCTTCCCCTAACCCGCAGAAAAATGCACAACGAAGTCGCCGGGCGAAACCCAGGGAAAACCGGTCTCAATCCCTCACAAAATCGTCATCGTGCCATCTATCTGACGGCCGAATCCGCAAAAAGCTAGTGAAAAGATCGATGTCATCTCCAGCCTTCTCACTTTAA